The proteins below are encoded in one region of Balaenoptera acutorostrata chromosome 11, mBalAcu1.1, whole genome shotgun sequence:
- the LOC103012507 gene encoding olfactory receptor 9K2 translates to MADRGTSNRSEVIDFILVGFRVRPELHILLFLLFLLVYAMILLGNVGMMVIIMTDPRLNTPMYFFLGNLSFIDLFCSSVIVPKAMINFWSESKSISFAGCVTQLFLFALFIVTEGFLLAAMAYDRFIAICSPLLYSVHMSTRLCAQLVVGSYFCGCISSILQTSMTFTLSFCASRAIDHFYCDTRPLERLSCSDLFIHKMVSFSLSGIIILPTIIVIIVSYLYIVSTVLKIPSTEGRKKAFSTCSSHLGVVGVLYGAVFFMYLTPDRYPELSKVASLCYTLVTPMLNPLIYSLRNKDVKEALNKLLEKKSTVL, encoded by the coding sequence ATGGCTGACAGGGGAACAAGCAATCGCTCAGAAGTGATTGACTTCATCCTTGTAGGCTTCAGGGTCCGCCCAGAGCTCCACATTCTCCTCTTCCTGCTATTTCTGCTTGTCTATGCCATGATCCTTCTAGGGAATGTTGGCATGATGGTCATCATTATGACCGATCCCCGGCTGAACACACCAATGTATTTCTTCCTGGGCAACCTCTCCTTCATTGATCTCTTCTGTTCATCTGTTATTGTACCCAAGGCGATGATCAACTTCTGGTCTGAGAGCAAGTCCATCTCCTTCGCAGGCTGTGTGACCCAGCTCTTTCTCTTTGCCCTCTTCATTGTGACTGAGGGATTTCTCCTGGCAGCCATGGCTTATGACCGCTTCATTGCCATCTGCAGCCCACTCCTCTACTCTGTCCACATGTCAACACGTCTCTGTGCTCAGTTGGTGGTTGGTTCCTATTTTTGTGGCTGCATCAGCTCAATTCTTCAGACCAGCATGACATTTACTTTATCCTTTTGTGCTTCTCGGGCCATTGACCACTTTTACTGTGATACTCGCCCACTTGAGAGACTATCTTGTTCTGAccttttcatccataaaatggttTCTTTCTCCTTATCTGGCATCATTATCTTGCCTACCATCAtagttattattgtttcttatttgtaTATCGTGTCCACAGTTCTAAAGATACCCTCCACTGAGGGACGTAAGAAAGCCTTCTCCACCTGCAGCTCTCACCTGGGAGTCGTGGGTGTACTGTATGGTGctgtattttttatgtatctCACTCCTGACAGATATCCTGAGCTGAGTAAAGTGGCCTCATTATGTTACACCCTAGTCACTCCCATGTTGAATCCTTTGATTTACTCTTTGAGAAACAAAGATGTCAAAGAGGCTCTAAACAAACTTTTGGAGAAGAAAAGTACTGTTCTGTGA